The following proteins are encoded in a genomic region of Desulfocurvibacter africanus subsp. africanus DSM 2603:
- a CDS encoding hybrid sensor histidine kinase/response regulator, with amino-acid sequence MGEAAFLRKLRRAFAAEAEERLSAMESALMALEAIGPGPLNAENAAWLETFYRDVHSLKGASRTVDAPALETVCQPLESALGELKAGRISPSPAFFDLLHKALKVLRSLLSRFDPESDDTTLPPPGDPMLRRLAAELAAAAEGREPPAAEAVVTEAVEHVAQPPGQPSAPSAAPVALAAPSAVAAGAAWTGQDKSQMLRLPSDRLERLLSDCEEFLPEKLAMSKLADEAGFMQTTALQLRKLLERMAATLDQRGRGGPDEQLADRLAQAAELAAELNAEAKAHAAQLAAKRRDMTLKVDTLLDDLKQALTLPFSRLLERFPKMIRDLAHELGKQVDLAIEGQDMEIDRRILDQLHDPLLHLLRNAVDHGIETPEERRRVGKPEQGHISVRVRPLEQDRMEVVVADDGRGIDRDKVLEAAKDSGLLDAAQAVSLDQDAGLELIFRSGMSTRRAVTDISGRGLGLAIAHERVERLGGALRLETRPGQGVSFHMTMPLSFSSFPALAVLAGGRTFLLAKSGVERVLLLEKDETLHIEGREAVPYIDQTLPLVDLAAILGLPMIERTERDDASEAGSRNSQALVLAAGQNRLALRVEALLGEQEVMVKSLGSQLRRVRNVAGITLLGDGSLAAILHTPDLVASGLSGRIAVERPVRTEPPKPKTVLVVEDSVTSRMLLKAVLESSGYRVFTAVDGQEALVRLRGELPDVVVSDVQMPRMDGLELTRRIREDKVLAALPVILVTSLDSPADRERGVDAGANAYIVKSSFDQGNLLETVRRLA; translated from the coding sequence ATGGGCGAGGCCGCCTTCCTGCGCAAGCTGCGCCGGGCATTCGCCGCCGAGGCCGAAGAACGGCTATCGGCCATGGAATCCGCGCTCATGGCTCTGGAGGCTATCGGCCCAGGCCCGCTGAATGCGGAAAACGCCGCCTGGCTGGAGACTTTCTACCGCGACGTGCACAGTCTCAAGGGGGCCTCGCGCACCGTGGACGCACCGGCCCTGGAGACGGTCTGCCAACCCCTGGAAAGCGCCCTCGGCGAGCTCAAGGCCGGCCGCATCAGCCCCTCTCCTGCGTTTTTCGATCTCCTGCACAAGGCGCTGAAGGTCCTGCGCAGCTTGCTGTCCCGTTTTGATCCTGAGTCCGACGACACGACCTTGCCGCCGCCGGGCGACCCGATGCTGCGCAGGCTGGCGGCCGAGCTCGCGGCCGCGGCAGAGGGACGCGAGCCGCCAGCGGCGGAGGCAGTCGTCACGGAGGCAGTCGAGCATGTCGCCCAGCCCCCAGGCCAACCATCCGCTCCGTCCGCCGCGCCTGTCGCACTTGCCGCACCATCCGCCGTCGCTGCAGGCGCGGCCTGGACAGGGCAGGACAAGAGCCAGATGCTGCGTTTGCCTTCGGATCGCCTGGAACGCCTCCTGAGCGACTGCGAGGAGTTCCTGCCCGAGAAGCTAGCCATGTCCAAACTGGCCGACGAGGCGGGCTTCATGCAAACCACGGCGCTCCAATTGCGCAAGCTCCTGGAGCGCATGGCCGCGACCCTTGACCAGCGAGGACGCGGCGGCCCGGACGAACAACTGGCTGACCGGCTTGCCCAGGCAGCGGAGCTGGCTGCCGAGCTGAACGCCGAAGCTAAAGCCCATGCCGCGCAACTTGCGGCCAAGCGTCGCGACATGACGCTCAAGGTCGACACGTTGCTGGATGATCTCAAGCAGGCCCTGACCCTGCCCTTCTCGCGGCTGCTGGAACGCTTTCCCAAGATGATTCGCGACTTGGCCCACGAGCTCGGCAAGCAGGTCGATCTCGCCATCGAAGGCCAGGACATGGAGATCGACAGGCGCATCCTCGACCAATTGCACGACCCTTTGCTGCATCTTTTGCGCAACGCCGTGGACCACGGCATCGAAACGCCCGAGGAGCGCAGACGCGTCGGCAAGCCCGAGCAGGGCCATATCAGCGTACGAGTGCGCCCCCTGGAACAGGATCGCATGGAGGTCGTGGTGGCCGACGACGGCCGGGGCATCGACCGGGACAAGGTGCTGGAGGCCGCCAAGGACTCCGGGTTACTGGATGCGGCGCAGGCTGTAAGCCTGGACCAGGACGCAGGCCTGGAACTCATCTTCCGCTCGGGCATGAGCACCCGGCGGGCCGTGACGGACATTTCGGGCCGGGGTTTGGGCCTGGCCATCGCCCACGAGCGCGTGGAGCGGCTGGGCGGCGCCCTGCGTTTGGAAACCCGGCCCGGCCAAGGCGTGTCGTTCCACATGACCATGCCGCTGTCGTTCAGCTCTTTCCCGGCCTTGGCGGTGCTGGCCGGAGGCCGGACTTTTCTGCTGGCCAAATCCGGGGTGGAGCGCGTGCTTCTGCTCGAAAAGGACGAGACCCTGCACATCGAAGGCCGCGAGGCGGTGCCGTACATCGACCAGACCTTGCCCTTGGTCGATCTTGCCGCGATCCTGGGTCTGCCCATGATTGAGCGCACCGAGCGAGATGACGCGTCCGAGGCCGGGAGCCGGAACAGCCAGGCCCTGGTCCTGGCCGCAGGCCAAAACCGGCTGGCCCTGCGCGTGGAGGCGCTGCTCGGCGAACAGGAAGTCATGGTCAAATCCCTGGGCAGCCAGCTCCGGCGTGTGCGAAACGTGGCCGGAATCACGCTGCTGGGCGACGGGAGCCTGGCCGCCATCCTGCACACGCCCGATCTGGTGGCCTCGGGCCTGAGCGGTCGCATCGCCGTGGAGCGACCGGTTCGCACGGAGCCGCCCAAGCCCAAGACTGTGCTCGTGGTGGAGGATTCCGTAACCTCGCGCATGCTGCTCAAGGCCGTGCTCGAATCCTCGGGGTACCGCGTGTTCACGGCCGTGGACGGCCAGGAAGCCCTGGTCAGATTGCGCGGAGAGCTCCCGGACGTAGTGGTTTCCGACGTGCAGATGCCACGCATGGACGGGCTGGAGCTGACCAGGCGCATCCGTGAGGACAAGGTCCTGGCCGCGCTGCCCGTGATCCTGGTCACTTCCCTCGACTCGCCGGCCGACCGTGAACGCGGCGTGGACGCCGGGGCCAACGCCTATATCGTCAAAAGCAGCTTCGACCAGGGCAATCTGCTGGAAACGGTGCGCAGGCTCGCCTAG
- a CDS encoding response regulator transcription factor, producing MHNILVIDDDAAIRTFLRRFLEKEGFHVSEAEDGEAALRRLDSGPADLVIVDIFMPRKDGFETIREIKGRKTPCKILAISGGGSIGRLDYLDLAKIFGANAVLAKPISRDALITTVSTLAMA from the coding sequence ATGCACAACATTCTTGTCATCGACGACGACGCCGCCATCCGCACGTTCCTGCGTCGTTTCCTTGAGAAGGAAGGCTTTCATGTAAGCGAGGCCGAAGATGGAGAAGCAGCCCTGAGACGTTTGGATAGCGGTCCCGCCGATCTGGTTATCGTCGATATCTTCATGCCCCGCAAGGACGGTTTCGAGACCATACGCGAGATCAAGGGACGCAAGACACCCTGCAAGATCCTGGCGATATCCGGAGGCGGCTCCATCGGCAGGCTGGATTATCTCGACCTGGCCAAGATTTTCGGCGCCAATGCGGTGCTGGCCAAACCCATCAGCCGTGACGCGCTCATAACCACGGTCAGCACCCTTGCCATGGCCTGA
- a CDS encoding response regulator, with translation MPDHAYILIVEDSPTQALRLEQLLLGSGLSVRVAASAVEALALADENPPAVVVSDILMPGMDGYELCRRIRASTKLAHIPVILLTTLADPEDILKGLKSGATNFVTKPYDPDLLLGRVRQLMSELDLRRAKGQKAELDIVFGGKRHHVSADARQMADLLLSTYENAVIQSRALDRANKNLAEKEALLRAVIASLPAQIMVLDAQGRITATNEAWEHMGRDSPLIPGVLGRTFGHIARQGLCSEDIALDSVAAAVHEVAAGTRKSFSSELCVQSDGQQRWLLLYASPMSDRGGAVVTHMDITESKRAEQALRRSEANLAKAQHLAMLGSFEWLSKGDAFIWSDELYRILGYQPGSVQPGRDFLLRHLHAEDSQAFVKCLLDTARRGTPFELQFRFMRQDGVERIGLCQAEAEFDATGKLSRILGTVQDVTRQKLLERELVRAKEAAEAGSRVKSEFLANMSHEIRTPLNGILGMTELTLRTGLNREQREYLSMVKASADALATLVGDILDFSRIEAGKLELERSDFRLREILQAALKPMEMQAEAKGLHLTLRIDPAVPEHLHGDAGRLRQVLLNLVSNAIKFTPSGGIDIDVLPTATSHTPSGQEPDHKFELLFSVADTGIGIDTQLQERVFDIFTQGDSSLSRQYEGTGLGLAISRQLVELMGGAIWVESAIGQGATFNFTVALERAIAPITAKPESRVQAQRPGQPGQADPLMGLRVLLAEDNLVNQHYASILLKRQGCLTTTAANGREALDKLAAEPFDLVLMDVQMPEMDGVKATRIIRNDPAYAKVRNVPIVAMTAHAMQGDRERFLESGMDEYVSKPIDQDELFKVMRAALAKRRDAAAELAHPAQPHKVDNAPEDDAVLDVRKTLDRLQGDNEFLGVLYKTFLEDAPNKLASLEQAITDQDYTKMVRESHAFQGAAGTVGAALLREVAGALESASRQREAEPARQHFLELKDMVARICERMRAYIES, from the coding sequence ATGCCTGACCATGCATACATCCTCATCGTCGAGGATAGCCCTACCCAGGCCCTGCGCCTGGAGCAACTGCTGCTTGGCAGCGGGCTGTCCGTGCGCGTGGCCGCATCGGCCGTGGAGGCCCTTGCTTTGGCCGACGAGAATCCGCCCGCGGTCGTCGTCAGCGACATTCTCATGCCCGGAATGGATGGCTACGAGTTGTGCAGACGCATCCGCGCCAGCACGAAGCTGGCGCACATCCCCGTGATCCTGCTGACCACCCTTGCGGACCCCGAGGACATACTCAAGGGCCTCAAGTCCGGAGCCACCAACTTCGTGACCAAGCCCTATGATCCAGATCTGCTGTTAGGGCGGGTGCGCCAACTTATGTCCGAGCTGGACCTGCGCCGCGCGAAAGGCCAGAAGGCCGAGCTGGATATCGTCTTCGGCGGCAAGCGGCACCACGTCTCCGCCGATGCCCGCCAGATGGCCGACCTGCTCCTGTCCACCTACGAGAACGCCGTAATCCAGAGCCGGGCCCTGGACCGGGCCAACAAGAATCTCGCCGAAAAGGAAGCCTTGTTGCGCGCGGTCATAGCCTCCTTGCCCGCGCAGATCATGGTTCTGGATGCCCAAGGCCGCATCACGGCCACCAATGAGGCCTGGGAGCACATGGGACGCGACTCGCCCCTGATTCCCGGCGTCCTGGGCCGAACTTTCGGGCATATCGCGCGCCAAGGCCTGTGCAGCGAGGATATCGCGCTGGACAGCGTCGCCGCCGCCGTGCACGAAGTCGCCGCCGGCACGCGCAAAAGTTTCAGCAGCGAGCTGTGCGTGCAATCCGACGGACAGCAACGCTGGCTGCTCCTGTACGCCAGCCCCATGAGCGACCGCGGCGGGGCCGTGGTCACGCACATGGACATCACCGAGAGCAAGCGCGCCGAACAGGCCCTGCGGCGCAGCGAGGCCAATCTGGCCAAGGCCCAACATCTGGCCATGCTCGGCAGCTTCGAATGGCTGTCCAAAGGGGATGCGTTCATCTGGTCCGACGAGCTGTACCGCATCCTGGGCTATCAACCCGGATCGGTGCAGCCCGGCCGAGACTTCCTGCTGCGGCATCTGCATGCCGAAGACAGCCAGGCCTTCGTGAAATGCCTGCTCGATACCGCCAGGCGCGGGACTCCCTTCGAGTTGCAGTTCCGCTTCATGCGCCAGGATGGAGTGGAGCGCATCGGCTTGTGCCAGGCCGAGGCGGAATTCGATGCGACGGGCAAGCTTTCGCGCATCCTCGGCACGGTGCAGGACGTCACCCGCCAGAAGCTCCTGGAACGCGAGCTGGTTCGGGCCAAGGAGGCTGCCGAGGCCGGCAGCCGCGTTAAGAGCGAATTCCTGGCCAACATGAGCCATGAGATCAGGACCCCGCTCAACGGCATCCTGGGCATGACCGAGTTGACCCTGCGCACGGGCCTTAACAGGGAGCAGCGCGAGTACCTGTCCATGGTCAAGGCCTCGGCTGACGCTTTGGCCACCCTTGTGGGCGACATCCTCGATTTCTCCAGGATCGAGGCCGGCAAGCTGGAGCTCGAGCGCAGTGACTTCCGCTTGCGGGAGATCCTGCAGGCGGCCTTGAAACCCATGGAAATGCAGGCGGAAGCCAAGGGCCTGCACCTGACTCTGCGCATCGATCCCGCCGTGCCCGAACACCTGCACGGCGATGCGGGCAGGCTGCGCCAGGTGCTGCTCAATCTGGTGTCCAACGCCATCAAGTTCACGCCGAGCGGCGGCATCGACATCGACGTGCTGCCGACCGCGACATCGCACACACCGTCGGGTCAGGAGCCGGATCATAAGTTCGAGCTGCTGTTCTCGGTCGCCGACACGGGTATCGGCATCGATACGCAGCTTCAGGAACGCGTTTTCGACATATTCACCCAGGGCGACAGTTCCCTGAGCCGGCAGTACGAAGGCACGGGCCTTGGCCTGGCCATTTCCAGGCAGCTCGTGGAACTCATGGGCGGCGCCATCTGGGTCGAGAGCGCGATCGGACAGGGAGCCACCTTCAACTTCACCGTGGCTCTGGAGCGGGCGATCGCACCCATCACGGCCAAGCCGGAATCTCGGGTCCAAGCCCAGCGGCCAGGCCAGCCGGGCCAGGCGGACCCACTCATGGGACTGCGCGTACTGCTGGCCGAGGATAATCTGGTCAACCAGCACTACGCCAGCATCCTCCTGAAACGGCAAGGCTGTCTGACCACGACTGCCGCCAATGGTCGGGAGGCTCTGGACAAGCTTGCGGCCGAGCCTTTCGATCTGGTGCTCATGGACGTGCAGATGCCCGAAATGGACGGCGTGAAGGCCACGCGGATCATCCGCAACGACCCGGCCTATGCCAAAGTGCGCAATGTGCCCATCGTGGCCATGACCGCGCACGCCATGCAGGGCGACCGCGAGCGCTTCCTGGAGTCCGGCATGGACGAGTACGTGTCCAAGCCCATCGATCAGGATGAACTGTTCAAGGTCATGCGCGCGGCGTTGGCTAAGCGGCGCGACGCGGCTGCGGAGCTTGCGCACCCGGCCCAGCCCCATAAAGTCGATAACGCGCCAGAGGACGACGCCGTACTCGACGTGCGCAAGACCCTGGATCGGCTCCAGGGCGACAACGAGTTTCTCGGCGTGCTCTACAAGACCTTTTTAGAGGACGCGCCAAATAAGCTTGCCAGTCTGGAGCAGGCCATAACGGATCAGGATTACACAAAGATGGTCAGGGAGTCCCACGCGTTCCAGGGCGCTGCCGGCACAGTCGGGGCCGCGCTGCTGCGCGAGGTCGCGGGAGCGTTGGAGTCCGCGTCCAGGCAGCGCGAGGCCGAGCCGGCACGCCAGCATTTCCTGGAGCTCAAGGACATGGTCGCGCGCATCTGCGAAAGGATGCGCGCCTATATCGAAAGCTAG
- the cheB gene encoding chemotaxis-specific protein-glutamate methyltransferase CheB: MSNTPSRADTAKTRAAIRVLIVDDSPSVREFLRNILSDGGFEVAGEAADGAEAVELAARLRPDVITMDISLPVMDGIAATRAIMASTPTSIVIVSAQWAPEEVAKTFDALGAGALAILEKPRFGTPDFACRREQLVSTIKLMAEVEVVRRRTQSADRTKTAFPRQRGLLKRKLVAMGASTGGPQALRAILSGLPKDFPAPIVVVQHISRGFLPGLVHWLNQVSKLTVCIAAHGQAMEPGTVYFAPDDHHLLVARGNTLRLSDAPPEGTLRPCVGQLFRSVAEFLGSRAVGVLLTGMGRDGALELGLMRERGAVTIAQDECTSIVYGMPREAVRLGAAVHVLPQEEIAGMLIGLLSEFT, encoded by the coding sequence ATGTCCAACACCCCTTCCAGGGCCGACACGGCGAAAACGCGTGCCGCGATCCGGGTCCTCATCGTGGACGATTCGCCCTCGGTACGCGAGTTCCTGAGGAACATACTGAGCGACGGCGGCTTCGAGGTCGCGGGCGAAGCCGCTGACGGGGCCGAGGCCGTGGAACTGGCCGCCCGCCTGCGGCCCGACGTCATCACCATGGACATCAGCCTGCCCGTGATGGACGGCATCGCGGCCACGCGGGCCATCATGGCAAGCACGCCGACGTCCATCGTCATCGTCAGCGCCCAGTGGGCCCCCGAGGAGGTCGCCAAGACCTTTGACGCCCTGGGCGCCGGAGCCCTGGCCATCCTGGAGAAGCCCCGTTTCGGCACTCCGGATTTCGCCTGTCGGCGAGAGCAACTCGTCTCGACCATCAAGCTCATGGCTGAGGTCGAGGTTGTGCGCCGCCGCACTCAATCCGCAGACCGTACCAAAACGGCTTTTCCCAGGCAGCGAGGGCTGCTCAAGCGCAAGCTGGTGGCCATGGGCGCATCCACGGGCGGTCCCCAGGCCCTGCGGGCCATCCTCTCCGGCCTGCCCAAGGATTTTCCCGCGCCCATCGTCGTGGTGCAGCACATCTCACGCGGCTTCCTGCCCGGCCTGGTGCACTGGCTCAACCAGGTCAGCAAGCTGACCGTGTGCATCGCGGCTCATGGCCAGGCCATGGAGCCGGGGACGGTCTACTTCGCACCCGACGACCACCACTTGCTGGTGGCCCGCGGCAACACGTTGCGCCTGAGCGACGCCCCGCCCGAAGGAACCCTGCGGCCTTGCGTGGGCCAACTTTTTCGCAGCGTGGCTGAATTTCTGGGCAGCCGCGCCGTGGGCGTGTTACTTACGGGCATGGGCCGGGACGGAGCCCTGGAGCTCGGGCTCATGCGCGAGCGCGGCGCCGTGACCATCGCCCAGGACGAATGTACGTCCATCGTGTACGGCATGCCACGGGAGGCCGTCCGCCTGGGAGCGGCCGTGCATGTCCTGCCGCAGGAGGAAATAGCGGGAATGCTGATCGGTCTGCTGAGCGAGTTCACATAG